In Bacteroidales bacterium, a single window of DNA contains:
- the creD gene encoding cell envelope integrity protein CreD, whose translation MEAPKIKFTQTLTFKGFTIALLILILLIPGAMIQNLIKERQERSRETVKKINDKWSRSQILCAPLLLVPYTTTKLDNDNKTIYEEHTLFITPKDLKINASLIPVERYYGIYKAILYKSDIHFEGYFSEFSKIKIENSELHFDKAQFVIGVTDLRGVVQSPEFKINGKSYETTIGMVNLFSYSDTYVVKSRYELENSFLSDNTISSKTLVVNFNDMIKSDSLEQIYNFDCTLKLNGSSSINFIPIGQNTVVTVNGKWSSPSFIGSFSPESTVEKDNFSATWNILSFNREIPETWSDNSFTELHDNSFGVNLIETVDHYQQNMRSAKYALMFIALTFIVFFFAEIITKKQIQFFQYLLVGIALILFYSLLLSLSEQIGFALAYLIASATTVLMITIYFYSLLKQKIATLILCIVMIILYGFLYIILQIEDFALLFGSIFLFIILGVIMFVSNKIKIGKQISDKS comes from the coding sequence ATGGAAGCACCTAAAATTAAATTTACACAAACACTCACATTTAAGGGATTTACAATTGCTCTATTGATTCTTATTTTACTTATCCCGGGAGCAATGATTCAAAATCTGATAAAAGAGCGTCAAGAACGGAGCCGTGAAACCGTCAAGAAAATCAACGACAAATGGAGTCGCTCGCAAATTTTATGTGCACCGTTATTACTTGTTCCCTACACAACGACAAAATTAGATAACGACAACAAAACAATTTACGAAGAACACACGCTTTTCATTACTCCTAAAGACCTGAAAATCAATGCTTCGCTAATACCAGTAGAAAGATATTATGGCATTTACAAAGCTATTCTTTATAAAAGTGATATTCATTTTGAAGGTTATTTTTCAGAGTTCTCAAAAATAAAAATTGAAAACAGTGAACTTCATTTCGATAAAGCTCAATTTGTTATTGGAGTTACAGATTTAAGAGGTGTTGTGCAAAGTCCTGAGTTTAAAATTAATGGGAAATCATACGAAACAACTATTGGAATGGTTAATTTATTCTCATATTCCGATACCTATGTAGTTAAGAGTAGATATGAATTGGAAAACTCTTTTTTGAGCGATAACACAATTTCAAGTAAAACACTAGTTGTCAACTTTAATGACATGATAAAGTCTGACAGTTTAGAACAAATCTACAATTTTGACTGTACATTAAAGTTAAATGGCAGTAGTTCTATCAATTTTATTCCAATCGGGCAAAATACAGTTGTTACAGTTAACGGGAAATGGAGTTCCCCATCTTTTATTGGAAGTTTTTCTCCAGAATCGACTGTTGAAAAAGATAACTTTAGTGCAACTTGGAATATTTTAAGTTTTAATCGCGAAATTCCTGAAACATGGTCTGATAACAGTTTCACTGAATTACACGATAATTCTTTCGGCGTAAACCTTATTGAAACCGTTGACCATTATCAACAAAATATGCGTTCTGCAAAATATGCCTTAATGTTTATTGCACTAACATTTATTGTTTTCTTTTTTGCAGAAATAATAACAAAAAAACAAATACAATTTTTCCAATATCTGTTGGTCGGCATCGCTTTAATACTATTTTACAGCTTATTACTTTCTCTTTCTGAACAAATCGGATTTGCCTTGGCATATTTGATTGCTAGTGCTACAACTGTGTTAATGATTACTATTTATTTTTATTCGTTATTAAAACAGAAAATAGCCACGCTAATACTTTGCATAGTCATGATTATACTCTACGGTTTTCTATACATCATATTGCAAATTGAAGATTTTGCACTACTCTTTGGCAGCATTTTTCTCTTTATAATATTAGGTGTTATAATGTTTGTGTCAAACAAAATAAAAATTGGAAAGCAGATTTCTGACAAATCATAA
- a CDS encoding alkylphosphonate utilization protein, producing MSKTICPECNSEYTYENGALWSCTQCFFEWNPAELKAAKEQASKVFDANGNELQDGDSVVVIKDLPVKGMPRPIKAGTKVKNIRLTDGDHNIDCKIDGFGAMALKSEFVKKA from the coding sequence ATGAGCAAAACAATTTGTCCTGAATGTAACTCGGAATATACTTATGAGAATGGTGCACTGTGGTCGTGTACACAATGTTTTTTTGAATGGAATCCAGCAGAACTAAAAGCCGCAAAAGAGCAAGCAAGCAAAGTGTTTGATGCTAATGGTAATGAACTGCAAGACGGCGACTCAGTAGTAGTAATCAAAGATTTGCCTGTAAAGGGAATGCCTCGTCCAATAAAAGCTGGCACAAAAGTAAAAAATATCCGCCTTACCGATGGCGACCACAATATAGATTGCAAAATTGATGGCTTTGGTGCTATGGCACTAAAATCTGAATTTGTGAAAAAAGCTTAG